A single Drosophila miranda strain MSH22 chromosome XR, D.miranda_PacBio2.1, whole genome shotgun sequence DNA region contains:
- the LOC108151747 gene encoding arginine-glutamic acid dipeptide repeats protein isoform X9, with translation MAASTQGEIRVGPGHQVNDVYAKLPDYNPISSFPIDKETDERELEESRWSPGVVADGDLLMFLRAARSMAAFQGMCDGGLEDGCLAASRDDTTINALDVLHDSGYDPGKALQALVKCPVSKGIDKKWTEDETKKFIKGLRQFGKNFFRIHKDLLPHKDTPELVEFYYLWKKTPGANNNRPHRRRRQSALRRNRVTRANNNTPPKKEDTPEPQTATTAATATGSASETASRSSPAVSKEENSSLTEDDASECDSDSSLTNKRDESPSRMRTRNKQQNNNNNNNSNNNNSSSNTTTNSSSSSSTASNSGGGGGGASVGGSSAGGGSAAAGATATNSSSKDQSTTNNAVANGKRPKRGSETPDAGGGASSVDSPKTPTKAVAESSATKRKGGKQDTPNKKKRTEQEQANDQAANAGVGAGGVGGSDENISSLKEKRKQQRPDSPVESMNSDSRPDSVLDDGESNTTDTTTAEQQSTKDSKELMLNCKEEREMATNDGDGLHLEPKTEEKSIKAEVASEDCSKEALSIKNMDEETNIQAPNSVDGLLLKDSPANTIQQDCGVPPVNTVAAPLTMKVPTIATVEALNASVERKEAIEKMETCESDPDLLKKLATIKQEVSPQQQHQQQQQQQPPQQPPQQQQQLNPISIQPPPACPPTEAVYIKKEPMDDSMDATCNQNSNEPQDLKVKIEIKNEDSLKHNAGGLPLTGPGVPPTSMHSHSMAGGESGQPPLGEPLHLSHLPHGQQPLQPPPASYLIDAQLKYGPPGGQQQQQQQQPPQLPQLHSDPAGAGGNGPPQGGPNTSQKYPPEMEMKFTPQDLKYPPPPPLDALKYSQEMQAVAAAAAAAAAAAAAGKYDMKYMIEQPGKYPVELSAAHQPPLKQGYQDSLKIPDVKSGFGHLPHNMASQLDVAHKYGPPPTSQEQQQQQQQQQQQQQQQQQQQQQQQQSQPPAHQVPPGATPPPGIAMPKPHYQHDVQTPPLGRPFEPGMMHKYGDPLAAKYGPPQPQDLKYPMPPVVSAAGPVDVKPYGENLIKSSPYGPPPESPIDASSRSTPGQDSQGSNSNSQPSSMAPQPQQFQSPHPSPHMPSPAGGGLPPGMHPQNLIHGLPPGGAGGPQPPPPPTSLHQSSSGAPGVPPGMHPGLHPGQHSQMSVASSMPPSSIGIPPTLSTMAPSHMHPHMHPHHLQQVLHRPHDMPPSMHPHAPMAMSLQGHPQHGHGLPPSHAPQQQQQQQQPPGGPAGTVRTPSPAQHPPRSLHDPQSREQPPTSQPSTTMAGSGGGHGNPHQSPHTHRTSPLPGLAGNGHPPPGLIGHPMPIHPHLAHLPPGHPAHAALAHPGHHLLSHSIAGLGPGGGPIALLAGPGGLGGLPESALSRRTPPSHMPHSHVSSAPNTPHSVASMTSSSMALTTSTVPSSAFSRASPSVQISSGAGSAGPGSSSSNTPGGGQSNSSAAAAAAAAHRAASPASSVSSLSRQSPLHPVPQSPLSHHPSSSALSAAAAAVAERDRHALLRQQSPHMTPPPVSNASGLMASPLSKMYAPQPGQRGLGTSPPPHLRPGASPPVIRHPQMPLPLPLIAPGGGIPQIGVHPGQSPYPHPLLHPSVFYSPHHHPFNSHYGYAPYGPGFPAYMKPPPPSGPLDPAAVMAAHHAGLQGPPQQQQSRQDEQNAAAAAAARDAAEKQHHQAAAAAAAQQQQQQQQMKGPPQQQQQGGPQPNKPPTPKTPQGPGGPGVPVGMGGPGTPTGLPPGAYPGSHMPGYPPGPPHGSPFAPQDGQQHGMKPTSHMDALRAHAHSANSAGMGGGHHPTEPLPIDIEPDPEPDIPSPTHNIQRGPSPEAKPDDTECHRSQSAIFVRHIDRGDYNSCTRTDLIFKPVADSKLARKREERDRKLAEKERERRQQQQQQQQQQQQQQAAAAQQAAQQAKMKAELKPPYADTPALRQLSEYARPHVAFRELEEIKNAQAAAASQSRLDPHWMEYYRRGIHPSQFPLYANPAISQMERERLGIPPPHHVGLDPGEHMVRMIRLTREYHAHSHTHLHLPLHPQPQPPEAGFQLPPNVGQYPRPNMLIPREPHSDVLLRMSYADQLQYLQAAEFQRQSLHDQYFRQRPR, from the exons ATGGCGGCCTCCACTCAAGGAGAAATTCGAGTGGGTCCCGGCCACCAGGTAAACGATGTCTAT GCAAAACTGCCCGATTATAATCCAATCTCAAGCTTCCCCATCGACAAGGAAACCGATGAACGTGAACTAGAGGAATCAAGATGGAGTCCAGGCGTTGTGGCCGATGGCGATTTGTTAATGTTCTTGCGTGCTGCCCGCTCGATGGCCGCATTTCAAGGAATGTGTGATGGCGGACTAGAAGACGGTTGTTTGGCTGCCAGTCGCGACGACACAACAATTAACGCACTCGACGTG CTCCACGATTCTGGCTACGATCCAGGCAAAGCTCTACAAGCACTAGTTAAGTGCCCCGTTTCGAAGGGCATCGACAAGAAGTGGACCGAGGACGAAACGAAAAAGTTTATCAAGGGTCTGCGACAATTTGGCAAGAATTTCTTTAGGATCCACAAGGATCTGCTGCCGCACAAGGACACCCCCGAGCTGGTCGAATTCTACTATCTGTGGAAGAAGACGCCCGGCGCGAACAACAATCGGCCGCACCGGCGACGCAGACAGAGCGCCCTGCGACGCAATCGTGTCACGCGCGCAAATAATAATACACCTCCCAAGAAGGAGGACACACCGGAACCACAAACTGCGACGAcggcggcgacggcgacggggTCGGCGTCAGAGACGGCGAGTCGCTCATCGCCCGCTGTCTCCAAGGAGGAGAACAGCTCTCTCACCGAGGACGACGCCAGCGAGTGTGACAGTGATTCGAGTCTGACCAACAAAAGGGATGAATCACCCTCTAGGATGAGGACGCGCAATAAACaacagaacaacaacaacaacaacaacagcaataacaacaacagcagcagcaacaccaccaccaacagcagcagcagcagcagcacggccagcaatagcggaggtggcggcggtggtgcGTCCGTCGGTGGCAGCTCTGCGGGAGGCGGAAGCGCTGCTGCAGGCGCCACGGCCACCAACAGCTCCTCGAAGGATCAGTCCACCACCAACAACGCTGTGGCCAATGGCAAGCGGCCCAAGCGAGGCTCCGAGACGCCCGATGCCGGCGGTGGAGCCTCCTCGGTGGACAGTCCCAAGACTCCGACCAAGGCTGTGGCCGAGAGTTCGGCTACCAAGCGCAAGGGCGGCAAACAGGACACGCCCAACAAAAAGAAGCGCACCGAACAGGAGCAGGCGAACGACCAGGCAGCCAATGCTGGCGTGGGAGCGGGAGGCGTCGGTGGATCGGACGAAAACATCAGCAGCTTGAAGGAGAAGAGAAAGCAGCAGCGGCCCGACAGTCCCGTGGAGAGCATGAACTCGGACAGCAGGCCGGACTCTGTGCTGGACGACGGCGAGTCGAATACCACGGACACGACCACCGCCGAACAGCAGTCGACCAAGGACAGCAAGGAGTTGATGCTCAACTGCAAGGAGGAGCGGGAGATGGCCACCAACGATGGTGATGGCCTCCACCTGGAGCCCAAAACGGAGGAGAAGTCCATCAAGGCAGAGGTCGCCTCGGAGGACTGCAGCAAGGAGGCGCTCTCGATCAAGAACATGGACGAGGAGACGAACATCCAGGCTCCGAACAGCGTGGATGGGCTGCTGCTTAAGGATTCCCCTGCCAACACAATCCAGCAGGACTGTGGTGTGCCTCCGGTTAACACCGTGGCAGCGCCCCTCACCATGAAGGTGCCGACCATTGCCACTGTGGAGGCGCTAAATGCCTCTGTGGAGCGCAAGGAGGCCATCGAGAAGATGGAGACCTGCGAAAGCGATCCCGATCTGCTCAAGAAGCTGGCCACCATCAAGCAGGAGGTCTCTCCccaacagcagcatcagcaacagcagcagcagcagccgccccagcagccgccgcagcaacagcagcagttgAATCCCATATCCATTCAGCCGCCACCTGCGTGTCCGCCCACGGAGGCGGTGTATATCAAGAAAGAGCCCATGGACGATTCGATGGATGCCACCTGCAATCAGAACAGCAACGAACCGCAAGATCTGAAGGTGAAGATTGAGATCAAGAACGAGGACTCGCTGAAGCACAACGCGGGAGGACTGCCGCTCACGGGGCCTGGGGTGCCGCCCACCTCCATGCATTCCCATTCGATGGCCGGTGGCGAGAGTGGGCAGCCGCCTTTGGGTGAGCCGCTGCATCTGTCGCATCTGCCACACGGCCAGCAGCCGCTGCAGCCACCTCCCGCCAGCTATCTGATCGATGCCCAGCTGAAGTACGGCCCGCCGGGaggacaacagcagcaacaacagcagcagcctccaCAGCTTCCGCAGCTGCACAGCGATCCGGCTGGAGCGGGCGGCAATGGACCACCCCAAGGCGGACCCAACACATCGCAAAAGTACCCGCCCGAAATGGAGATGAAATTCACGCCGCAGGATCTCAAGTatccgccgccaccgccgctggACGCACTCAAGTACAGCCAGGAGATGCAGGCGGTTGCCGCTGCagcagccgctgctgccgccgccgccgcggCTGGCAAGTACGACATGAAGTACATGATTGAGCAGCCCGGCAAGTATCCGGTGGAGTTGTCCGCCGCTCACCAGCCGCCATTGAAGCAGGGCTACCAGGATTCCCTCAAGATACCCGACGTCAAGTCGGGCTTTGGCCATCTGCCGCACAACATGGCCTCCCAGCTGGACGTGGCCCACAAGTACGGACCACCGCCGACGtcccaggagcagcagcagcagcagcaacaacaacaacaacaacaacaacaacaacagcagcagcaacaacagcaacagcagtccCAGCCGCCGGCCCATCAGGTGCCGCCGGGTGCCACGCCACCGCCGGGCATAGCCATGCCCAAGCCGCATTATCAGCACGATGTGCAGACGCCGCCATTGGGACGGCCCTTCGAGCCTGGAATGATGCACAAATACGGAGATCCTCTGGCGGCCAAATATGGCCCGCCCCAGCCGCAGGATCTGAAGTATCCGATGCCACCAGTCGTCTCCGCGGCGGGACCCGTGGACGTGAAGCCATACGGCGAGAACCTGATAAAGTCCTCCCCGTATGGCCCGCCCCCGGAGAGCCCTATAGACGCCTCGTCGCGCTCGACGCCAGGCCAGGACAGCCagggcagcaacagcaactcgcagccctcgtcgatggccccacagccgcagcagttCCAGTCGCCGCATCCCTCGCCTCACATGCCTTCACCCGCAGGCGGCGGCCTGCCGCCTGGGATGCATCCTCAAAATCTCATCCATGGCCTGCCGCCGGGTGGGGCCGGTGGACCccagccaccgccaccgcccaCATCCCTGCACCAGTCGTCGAGTGGTGCGCCGGGCGTTCCGCCGGGTATGCATCCGGGACTGCATCCGGGACAGCATTCGCAGATGTCGGTGGCCTCCTCGATGCCGCCCAGCTCGATCGGGATACCACCCACGCTGTCGACGATGGCGCCCTCGCATATGCATCCCCACATGCATCCGCATCATCTGCAGCAGGTGCTCCATCGGCCGCACGACATGCCACCCAGCATGCATCCGCACGCTCCGATGGCCATGTCCCTGCAAGGACATCCGCAACATGGTCACGGACTGCCGCCCTCCCACGCcccccaacagcagcagcagcaacagcagccgcctGGAGGTCCCGCCGGCACAGTGCGCACTCCATCGCCAGCCCAGCATCCGCCACGCAGTCTGCACGATCCCCAGTCCCGGGAGCAGCCGCCCACGTCGCAGCCCTCGACAACGATGGCCGGATCCGGCGGTGGTCATGGCAATCCGCACCAATCCCCGCATACGCATCGCACATCGCCGCTGCCGGGACTGGCGGGGAATGGCCATCCGCCGCCGGGACTCATTGGCCACCCAATGCCCATACATCCGCATCTGGCGCATCTTCCGCCGGGTCATCCGGCCCATGCGGCTCTCGCACATCCCGGACACCATCTGCTGTCGCACTCGATTGCCGGTCTGGGGCCGGGCGGCGGACCCATCGCTCTGCTAGCGGGTCCCGGAGGACTGGGCGGCCTTCCCGAATCCGCCCTCAGTCGTCGCACCCCGCCCAGCCATATGCCCCACTCGCACGTCTCATCGGCACCGAATACGCCCCATTCGGTGGCCTCGATGACGTCCAGCAGCATGGCTCTGACTACCAGCACGGTGCCGTCGTCGGCCTTCAGCCGTGCCAGTCCCAGCGTTCAGATCTCGAGTGGAGCCGGTTCAGCCGGacctggcagcagcagcagcaacacgcCTGGCGGTGGCCAGAGCAACTCCTcggcagccgcagcagcagcagctgcccaTCGAGCAGCCTCTCCAGCCTCCAGTGTGAGCAGCCTCAGTCGCCAGAGTCCGCTGCATCCGGTGCCGCAGTCGCCGCTTAGCCATCATCCCTCATCTTCGGCATTGTCGGCGGCTGCGGCAGCCGTGGCCGAGCGGGATCGCCATGCCCTGCTGCGACAGCAGTCTCCACATATGACGCCGCCACCCGTGTCTAATGCCTCGGGACTGATGGCCAGTCCGCTGAGCAAGATGTATGCCCCGCAGCCGGGCCAAAGGGGGCTAGGCACGTCACCGCCGCCGCATCTGCGACCGGGAGCCTCACCGCCGGTTATACGGCATCCGCAAATGCCGTTGCCATTGCCTCTGATTGCGCCGGGAGGAGGCATTCCACAGATCGGAGTGCATCCCGGCCAGTCGCCGTATCCACATCCACTGCTGCATCCCTCGGTCTTCTATTCGCCGCATCATCATCCCTTCAACTCGCATTACGGCTATGCACCGTACGGGCCTGGTTTCCCGGCCTACATGAAGCCGCCTCCACCGTCGGGACCTCTGGATCCCGCCGCCGTGATGGCCGCCCACCATGCCGGCCTGCAGGGtccgccgcagcagcagcagtcgcgACAGGACGAGCAGaacgccgccgctgctgctgcggcgcgAGATGCAGCCGAGAAGCAGCACCATCAGGCGGCGGCCGCAGCGGCAgcccagcagcaacagcagcagcaacagatgaAGGGCccgccccagcagcagcagcagggcggTCCGCAGCCCAACAAGCCGCCGACGCCAAAGACGCCCCAGGGTCCAGGGGGACCGGGTGTGCCAGTCGGCATGGGTGGGCCCGGAACGCCGACGGGCCTGCCGCCGGGTGCCTATCCGGGCTCCCATATGCCCGGCTACCCGCCTGGTCCGCCGCACGGCTCGCCTTTTGCCCCGCAAGATGGTCAGCAGCACGGCATGAAGCCCACTTCCCACATGGATGCCCTGCGAGCACACGCGCACTCTGCCAACTCGGCAGGCATGGGCGGAGGCCATCATCCAACGGAGCCAT TGCCCATTGACATTGAGCCGGATCCGGAGCCAGATATACCCAGTCCCACGCACAATATACAACGTGGTCCCAGTCCCGAGGCCAAGCCGGACGACACCGAATGCCATCGCTCCCAGTCTGCCAT ATTTGTCCGGCACATCGATCGCGGAGATTACAATTCCTGCACGAGAACGGATTTGATATTCAAGCCGGTGGCCGACTCGAAGCTAGCCCGAAAACGGGAGGAACGGGATCGCAAGCTGGCCGAGAAGGAGCGCGAACGGCGGCAG cagcagcaacaacagcaacagcagcagcaacaacagcaggcagcagccgctcAACAGGCGGCCCAGCAGGCCAAAATGAAAGCGGAACTAAAGCCCCCGTATGCCGATACGCCAGCCCTGCGACAACTCTCCGAATACGCACGCCCCCATGTCGCCTTCAG GGAACTGGAAGAGATCAAAAACGCACAAGCCGCCGCGGCGAGTCAATCCCGCCTCGATCCGCACTGGATGGAGTACTACAGACG CGGCATACATCCCTCACAGTTCCCACTCTATGCGAATCCGGCGATATCGCAGATGGAGAGGGAACGTTTGGGTATACCGCCACCGCATCACGTAGGCCTTGATCCGGGCGAGCACATGGTGCGTATG ATACGATTGACGAGAGAATATCATGCACACTCTCATACTCATTTACATTTGCCTTTGCATCCACAGCCGCAACCACCGGAGGCCGGTTTCCAACTGCCAC CGAACGTTGGCCAATATCCACGCCCAAATATGCTTATACCTAGGGAGCCGCACTCGGATGTCCTGCTGCGCATGTCCTATGCCGATCAACTACAG TATTTGCAGGCCGCCGAATTCCAGCGACAATCGCTGCACGATCAATACTTTAG ACAACGGCCCAGATAA